The Acidithiobacillus thiooxidans ATCC 19377 DNA window TCTGCTTCACCTTGAGTTTCCGTTCATTCTTGAGCCAGAGCCAGCGGGTCTTTTTGAGGTCTGGCTGGGTAAATGCTTCGCTCCTGCGTACCGCGTCCACGGCCTCGTTGACGAGCTTCATGAGGTGGAAACGATCAAAGGTCACCTGGGCGTTGGGAAGATGCTCTTTAGCCCCTTTCTGGAAGGCGGGAGACAAGTCCATGCTGACGTCCGTGACAGCTTCTGCGCTGCCCCCATGGGCTTCAAGGTCTGTGGCAAATCGCGCAAAAGTGGAGACGTCCTTACCGGGGGTGGCAAACAGCAGTCGCCTAGCTTCCAGATCTACGAAGAGCGTGATGTAGTCATGGCCGCGCCGACTGCTGGTTTCATCGACGCCGACGGCATGGACATGGGCCATATCCACTCTGGTACGGGCTTCGGGCACATAGTGGTCAATCACCCGCCACAGGAGCGTGTCGGTCTCGCCGATCAGGCGGGCTACTGTCAATACCGGCATCTCCCGCACCAGGGTCATGATCAGCGCTTCAAAGAGCAGGGTGAAACGCGAGCCTTCCCGCGCCCAGGGAACAGGGATCTGATGCACCCCATGTTCCGGGCACATCACACGGGGTACGCGGGCGTGGAGATAGGCTTCATGCTGAAAGAAATCCATGTGCCGCCAAGTATGTTCACGGGTGTCATGTACCGGACACTCCTCACCACAGACGGGGCAAGCAAAGCGACTGCCCTTGGGAAAGTTGATGTGCAGATCCAGGCGCTTCTCCTCCACTTGGAAGGTCACATCGTCCACCAACCACGGCGGTACCAACCCTAACGCGAGAGAAAACAGCTCTTCTGGGACCATCAGCTAACTCCTATTCGGGACACAACTGCTCCGCTGCATTGTAAACCCTACCCACTCGATCTGACGAAGAGCCGGTTTTTTTCTTGCTGATGGCTCTTTCCTGGGTGTTGGTTGGTTTTTATACTTGGGAGAAAGTCAGGGCTCAGGAAATTGCTAACCTACGAATATTGTCAGTTGCTCTTGCCCATAGTACATCGCAAAGTGTTTTTAATGTTCAGTCCTCCCTGGATTTGCTTGCGGACAGTCTTCGCAATATGTCGGCTGGTCGAGATTTGAATTTGTCTCACCGGTTAAAAAATTATCTGCAGGCACAGCCTGCAATCCAGAATATTACCGTGATGGATGACAAGGGACGGGTTCTTTCTGAAGCGTTCCGCAAAGATTATCCCGGTACGAACTCGTTGGCCATGCAAAATGTCCATTATTTTTTTCTAAAAAGCGATTTTTATATCGGGTCTTTGTTTCCGGATATCCAGAAAAGGCTCTGGTATATTCCATTCAAACGTCTCGTACAATTAAAAAATCATCAGGAGGTAACTGTAGTTGTATTGTTGCCTTTGGTTGATGGGACCTTCAAGTGCTGGATGGGCTACCCTTTGCAGGCACATACCGGGCTGTTTTTACTCAGGCGAGATGGTTATCTGGAGGCGCGTAATCCGCCACCGGACAAGACTTCTTTTACTATACGCCAAACCGGAATTGCTGCTCGCTACGTAGCTGCTCATACGCATTCGGCGGGTGGCGTTTATATGGGTTATTCAACAGCAGTAGGCCAATGGCGCCTCGGGGCGGTTGAAGACGTACCGAATTATCCGTTAGTGGCCGGAGCCAGTATCTTGCGCAGCACATTATGGGATATGTGGGCGCGCAGTATGATTGGTCCTTCATTGGTAATTGCCTTCTTGGCTTTATTGGGATTGCTGGTTTATCGTTACCTAAGGTATTACACGGAACTCCAGGA harbors:
- a CDS encoding ISL3 family transposase — encoded protein: MVPEELFSLALGLVPPWLVDDVTFQVEEKRLDLHINFPKGSRFACPVCGEECPVHDTREHTWRHMDFFQHEAYLHARVPRVMCPEHGVHQIPVPWAREGSRFTLLFEALIMTLVREMPVLTVARLIGETDTLLWRVIDHYVPEARTRVDMAHVHAVGVDETSSRRGHDYITLFVDLEARRLLFATPGKDVSTFARFATDLEAHGGSAEAVTDVSMDLSPAFQKGAKEHLPNAQVTFDRFHLMKLVNEAVDAVRRSEAFTQPDLKKTRWLWLKNERKLKVKQKEKLQALLKDQNLKTAQAYQFRLTFQDIFTIKNRHQGATLLKAWLENAKTSDLPPIVKVAYTIMNHWDGVLHWFESQITNGILEGFNSLIQSAKAKARGYRTHKNFINMAYLILGKLDLRLPT